The sequence TTGAAAAAACTGTCACTGTCAAGACGGCTAATAATAGGGTCACCATCGCCACCACTATCTTcgccattttcttcttcttcttcttcgtctCTTCTTTACTCTCGTCTTTTTGCCAAACACTCTACTTTGCCTTATTACGTAGCTCGGCCCACGATCTCTAATGGACCTGTCTGTAAAAGCGGCTTGAACTTTGGGATGAGATCAATTTCGAATTAGAATCGATGCCCAGTGGGATTTTAattactgtttttttttttttgtttaatcaTCGGAGTCTGGCTGGTTTTGGATATATacaataaattagttttctttttacgTATTTTTGAAGTTGATAAAAATATGTCGATGTTTATTTTTAGTGGATAAAGAACATAGAAATACGAGCTCAAaattttttgagaaatttaaaatgatgaattttcatttttttaaactaagttaatagttattttcttattttaaaattaattttattagcttataaattaaatgacgtaatttctaaaattaaatgacttttcactcaatttatacttttttaaattttaaacaaatgacattctaatttttatttgtaagaatataatgaaatcactccaaattaactgaaaatacatatattcatgataattaaatatttaaaaatatattttaaacatgCTTAGCAATTTCAATAGATATTCCAGTCGAATAGTGAATGGTTCTCTCCAAAAGAATTAAAGCctattgaaataatttaatttaaaaataaataattatattttaaaaaattattatgattaattatttttatctctatTTTTTCACTATTTAATATGGTCACTAAtagttatttgtttcttttgatttatttatttttattgtaatttattgaatgtttgatttttttttttattgaggCTGATTGAATgtcttttaaattattgtcGTGAAGAATTTGTCGAatcaattatagaaaataaaatttagatttaagatttaatttaacttgaaaaattaattttatggttgatattattattgaaaattggtatatttttagttcttcctaattcttaaaatactatattgattaaaatacataaaaaattattttaatatcatgaAATGTATCGACCTATtcatatgaaatttttaaataaattttatttattttgtttaactataattaattttatataagtttaattatacagaataataaattaattttcactcaaattaaaatatataatcaacTTTAAACAATTAGTTTTTCTATTGACTTAAATCTctgtataaaaaaaatattagggTGGCAGCACCAACTCCAAAGTGGTTGaattctttaaatttgtaTTGCCGTTTtgcttttataattttggaagaaattgtgACTTAAACTAATgccaaataaaaacaacataaGATACACAAAACTGATTTAATTTTGTACTACAGTTACAGTGGACCGTCGACGACAGGTATGCAACTTTCCGATtccaaattgataaattaatagagTCCAAAGTGCACAGCACAGCAGCTTCGTTTTCCAAGTCATGATGCATTAATACGAGAGgtcttttattaattcatttcaCCTATCCATTGCCACATGCATTACCACTGTCATCATCGTCATTAAGGACACGTCATACCAGCATTATTACAGTGGGCCACGCCGAATGTTATCACGTATTCACATATATTCTACTGTTTCgcatcaaattaaatttctttatttattatataactaatttcttttattaatctGTTCTAAGCCGTagttcatttttattaattattaatctaGTAAATaactgttaaataataaaaatattaattatatatttattttactttaaaattataaacaatttaatcaaattatttaacaGCAGACGCGTGTAATTTTCCAACAAggtataaatattatgaacaGTCAAGAAGCACTTTGTGGAAAGGGGAACAGGGAAGATGGGAAGTAGGTGATAACATAATCATCTAAATTGACCAGTCATGGGGTCCACAGTCTAACTACCCATTGCCGCCACTTTCTTTGGCGACCATTTCGGTCTCTCACGGCCTATTATAATTCATGGGGTTTTGCCTTATTTAGTCCTAGTTGACTATTTCAAGATAATTGAAATccagttaaattttatttttatttataataaaatttaatattaaaatttatatatattgatttttgaaatataatttttttaatatgtgtattattttggatatataaattttataaattttttattaatttattaattaataagttaattttttaattagacaatcaccctaattttaacaaataacatattactaataaattaattttttaactaaaaaaatattattctaaaatatagtatattaattatattttaatatttcattatcttataaattaattttctcattagatgataattttaattataaaaataatatttttaaatattatattcactaataaattaatttttaattatactgtaatttataattttaaaaaataataatattaattatattgatagtattaatttatataatattagatttaataaataaatattttaaaaataatttattgatagtattaatttaaaaataatgttaatactaatgtaataatttatttaaaacagtcagtttattattatttctaaaattatttaaattgatattaaaaattaaataattaattaaattatatttataaatttaattttataattaaaataataataataattgtaaaatgtatgaataaataactagttatattaaatatgattgtactattttttatatatattttatattaattattattaatagaatattaaagtTTATATGAGTTATtataagtgttatatttatttggtattttataaaaagttaactacataataaatagaaagaatcAGTCCAagtttaatttactaatagcaccaaaaagagaggaaactaatttttaaatatttttggtgTAAATCAGTTATTTAGTATGGGCCATACTTTTTAGTactacataatatatattatcaaattattattaattattaattattaattaaattattttcatctctgatccttttttcttttatatttcctTTTCAGATTAATTGCACTTCATAAACTAAAGACATTATACTCgaatacaaatattataatttctcatttattcaattaaaatagtttattCGGTTATGAAagttttcaattattttaattttaatattttcataaaatcgCGGTGATTTACGACACCGTTGAGTTACCTAACAATTGCCTGGAGCCCCACATTTTCTGAAAAGCCACAAATAAAACACGTCCTCCTCGAAGTCCGGGCTTTCCTGATCAGACGGTCCTGATGAAACCTTCACCACGATAACATTGGACGGCGCATCATATAATCTTAATATCagtagaaaaacaaaaacaaaaacaaaaacaaaaacaaaagagaaagagagaatgaCGAATGGGTCCCTTTacttatataatactaataagAAAGGAGAGGAGAGGAGGGGTGTCGCTTTATAGccttgttttttttaattatattttcttcttcttctttaccaACTCCCATCCCAGTGTTCACCACTCACCAACCTAACCCAGTgcactaattttctttttattaaattaatattttactccTTCCAAATCTCATCTCAGATTGGAAATTCTTCACTTCTCATTATACTCAGATTTGGTTTCTACATTTTGGATTTTGTGGCTAATTTCTTTCCAAATCTGAGCTCTGTAAGTTCTTCTTTCATgatctctctctatctctcaTTCTTGAATGTGCTTTTCTTGATTACCTGTTTCAGCACtcgttttatttttttgtaatgaaaaaaaaaaaatctatttctAAAGGAAGCTCCTTTATTTAATATCGAACTGCCAGGGATCtcctattttaaaaatcatagctttctattattgtttttcttctgTGCTGATGCTAGGATTTTGATGTTGCTTTACTGTTGAACTAACAGGATAGAATGTCACTCTGGGAATGGTGTTCTTGAGATGCTTAGGGTCTATAATCAGTACTAAATAGAATGTTTTCTGAGAGATTAAGTGGGGAGGCATCATCTCTTAACAGGGATTTTGAGGCTTTGAGTGTGTCACAGCGCCTTGTTAGAAGTGTTAGCCAGAAATTGAGGAAAAAAAACAATAGATGTGAAGGAGAGGATGAGGATAATTCTGTAAAGGGTATTTCCGTCAGATGTCTTAGTTTATATGGAAGAGGTGGAGGTTGTAAAGTGGGGGCTGATACCGGCGAGGAATATGGAGATCCAAGTAGTAGGAGAAGATCATCTAGTGCTAGCGAAGAAGGAAAGGGATATAAGCCAATATGTGGAACTGAGGAATCAGGAGTTGATTGCTTTTCACATGGGGTTAGAGAAATGTTTTGGaagaaaaataacagaaaagatTTTGAACTTGAAGATTCCGTTCAAAATAGCAGGTTGCATATCTTTCTTCCAGATGATATATTGGAATTGTGTTTGGTGAGACTCCCATTGATCAGTCTCATGAATGCCCGACTTGTATGCAAGAAATGGAGATGCTTGACAACCACTCCTCGGTTCTTGCAGATGAGACAAGAGGGTTTGTATCAGAATCCGTGGCTGTTTCTGTTTGGGGCTGTTAAAGATGGTTTTTGTTCTGGAGAGATACATGCATTGGATGTATCTCAAGACCACTGGCATAGGATTGATTCTGATATTCTAAGAGGAAGGTTCATGTTCTCTGTTGCCAGCATTCAGGAGGatatttatattgttggaGGTTGTTCTAGCTTGACACATTTTGGGAGGGTGGATAGGAGCTCATGCAAGACGCACAAAGGGGTTCTGGTGTTTAGCCCTTTAACTAAATCTTGGCGTAAGGTTGCTTCCATGAGATATGCTAGATCAATGCCTATTTTGGGAATATCTGAAGTCAGCTCTGATTTTTCAATTGGTCATAATCATCAGCATCGGCATGAGAGGCGTTTTCCCAGGTCTCGAATTGGTGGGGTGTCAGATGTTTATGAAGATCCTCACCGGCTTTCTCTGAGACGTCACTACAGAAATGCTATTGATGAAAATGAGGCTTCATCATTGCACAGCAGAAAGTCGTACAAGTTCATCAGACAAAAAAGTGACCAGTCAAATGCTAAGGGTTGTAAAAGGTTTGTATTGATTGCTGTTGGAGGTCTTGGATCTTGGGATGAGCCCTTGGATTCTGGAGAAATTTATGATCCCGTATCAAATAAATGGACAGAAATCCAGAAGCTATCTATAGATTTTGGGGTGGTATGTTCTGGGGTCATATGTAATGggattttttatgtttattctgaGACAGACAAGCTCATGGGATATGATATAGAAAGGGGCTTCTGGGTGGCAATTCAAACGTTTTCATTCCCTCCCCGTGTTCACGAGTATTACCCTAAACTTGTATCTTGTAATAGTCGATTGTTCATGCTTTCAGTCTCCTGGTGTGAAGGGGATGGTCAAATAGGGCAGAGAAACAAGGCTGTTAGGAAATTGTGGGAGCTAGATCTTATGTATCTGACCTGGACCGAAGTGTCAGTACATCCTGATGCCCCAATGGACTGGAATGCTGCATTTGTTGCAGATAAGAACCTTATATTCGGGGTGGAAATGTTCAAAATATTTGGCCAAGTGTTGGACTTCCTGACTGTATGTTATGTGTCGGACACGGGGACAAATTGGAGTCATATTTCGAGGAATCACATGACTCATGAATTGGATGCTTCTTCTTGCATTACTAAATCATTGGCTGTATTACATCTGTGAAGTCCACGGTGAAAACTCTGATTTGTGCAGCAAGCTACATTTATCTATTAACATGAGGAGATTTTGGGCATAGATTGTCAGTTCAAAGTTCATATTGAATTCTTTGAACATAATCAGTTTGCACCTGGGCGATTTCGtccctttattttcttctctgCTGTTCATAAACTGATCCTGTCTTCCTGATCTTGCTTATGTCAAATTTCATTGAATAATGAATTCATctatttgtttattcaatttgattttgactGTTGATGGCTGGAAATGGGAAGAGGTTGCTGATACATACAGACTACAGAAAAATAGCTTATAAATGCTTCTTTGTGTTGCACAAGGCAGACTGTTTTTCATGTAAATAAGATAAGAAGAGATGCTATTTATTCACAATTAATCCGGTCTCAACCTGTGCGCTCACTTCTCAGTATCCTTGTTACTTTAGAATcccttgtttttttttctccttttcttttggggTCACATCTTCTTTTATCATGTTATGGCTTTGCTTCAAAGTTAGAAATGAAAATGGGCATTGCTTCGTCAGTGCCAATTTGTCACATTCATTTCATGGATAGACTATTGATCGTGCCTTGTGTACTTTTCGGGCTGCTGGTAACTTCACTGTCCAATGTCCATAGCATCTGTCTGAATTCAATTTTAGTGATCTAACCAAAATATTCTATTTCCTTTTAAGTGCCAGCTGCAAAAACCTATAAATTCTCACTAACATAATATCAGAACCCTAGATACAATATTGGgaatacaaaaaaatttctGGGCAAATTGGGGCAGCACTACACGAGGCATCAACTGAAAATAAGAGATCTCAATTACATTTCTATTTGATATTTGTCTTCCAGAAAGTATAAATGACTAAAACAACGAACCTTAAGAGGAAAACAAGAGTCCCAATTATTAATGCAGGATGCTGAAGAGCATCATAAGAACCAATACCCACTCTCTATGCAAAAGTACAATATATGCAGCAATGAGAAAGAAATGGAGGTTACAGAAAAGAGAATCATTAACAACAAATGAACAAAATCTGTTATACACTATATCTACCTATTTTGCAAACCATGCCATAAAATGGACCCAAAATCGCAGAGGACGAAGGATGAATTACATACATGTCTTGCATTGATCACTTCATGCGCAGATGCTGGGAGAGGCCTATCCCATGTTTGCAAAGATACCAGAGAAATTTGGTATCTTATCAACATGTTTAAGGGCACGCTCAGCTATCTGCCTTGTTCGATAGTCGGCATGCTGGAAGGCATCAACAAGTGCAGTACTTACATTTGGATCTCCGGAAACTTCATATGCTATATCATCAGTCCGCAAGAGCCTCTCAACAGCCCAAACAGCCCTCCTCCTTAGGTTCTCTGTCCGTTTCTCAAGTAACACATCAAGTATAGGTTTGACCCCCTCTTCTTCACACAACACCATGACCCCCTGTTCAATATCAACACCATCATCCAACAAAGTCGATATTGCTGCCAGGGCTGCCTCAACTACTTTCTCATTTGTGTGGTCTAAAAGTGCAACCAGTTTCTCAACAGCCTGCCCTTCCAAAAGACAAAAAGTATCTCTTAATGAACATGTTCCTCGATGGAGCCGGCACAATCCAGTTATGACAGGTGGTTTACTAAAACAAGGAAAGACTGAAGCACAAAATCCAGGTGGGGAAAAATGAGGAAGTTTTGTCAAGTTTTTGGACTCTTGAGACAAGTTCTCTAACGCCATGGCAGAAACCATTTGCACATTGTCAAGTCCATTGGACTGGAGCAGTTCAATGAACAAAGCAGCCAGATTGTTCTCACGGCAGAATGCAATGGCATCGGGCTCTTCAGCCAAAACAAATGTAGCCCTTGCAAGAACTCGTACAAGACCCTCTAGAAAAGGTGTTACAAAGCGTGTACCCCTAATCTCCCCTTGACGGATCTTTACTACTCTAGAGAAGATTACCTGAAATGCCCCTTCATCTAGCATCTGCCGTGTAAGGCCCAAGTCTCTCTCTGGGAGTTCAGCTAATAGGCCAATAGCAGTTGCCTGCTCTTTTGTAATTCCTATGTTTTCTGATATGACATTAATTAGGCTGCCAAGCTGGCCAGCTGTGCCACGGAGGGCATTAGCTAGTTCCTGGCCCATATGCGGAGATAGGTTCTGAAGAAGTTCTATGGAAGCAACACGCAAGTCCTTCTGTGGGGCCTCAATAAACTGAACTAAACTGGTAGTGGCACCCGAGCTTTTAATGGCAGCAACAACGTTCAGAACAGTAGAAGGTGAATTAGTCAGACCAACAAGAACCTGCAGAAGTTTGCACTCAATAGCTGGACCAGTGTTGCTAATAAGATGAAGTAGGTTATGTACTATATCTTCTGAGACTAGAGTCTGATGGTCAGCCCCAACCGAAACTGAATCAAATTCATAGTCTGAGTTCACAACATTAGCCAGGATCGTTGCTGAGACTTCCTTCAGACGCATAGGAAGCTGGTTACTGCCAACTTTGAATAGGTCCTCAACAAGAGGAGGAAGAATTCCTGCTTCAATCAACACCTTGGCACTTGGCTCATAAGATGAAATTTGGTTCAAAGCTTTCAAAGCAGCTTCTCTTGACTTTGTGTTACCACTCCTCATAATATCAATTAGAGACGAACCGATAGTTCTAGCCACATGAACTTTCACATCATTGTTCAAAACCAGTTCACCGAGGTATGACGCCATGACCAATTTGGTTTCTGGTGGACCTGCAGTATCAGAATTCTGGTTATTTGACCAGATCCGAGGGACAAGTTATACCATTTAAgcatacaaattaaaaatacactAGGAAACAAAATCAAGGAGTAGAATACAAGCACACAAGAACAATGCCAATATTAAGAAGATCCTCCTTTTTTCCCTTCTCTACATTGAGATGCAAGGAAttcacaaagaaaaagaaggccCCATAGCTTTAGCTCAAGTACTAAAACTGAGAGAGGGGTGGGGTATAGACAACATATTGACTGACAcataattagaatataattaagcaTATGAATGCATAACTTGTCTTCTGCATCACAAAAGTGAAAATATGAGTTCGCGAACAATTGAATAGAAAGGATTATCACAAAGTCTTttacataaaatcaataaaagcataaaaatgTTGAGGTAAGCAGAGGGACCTTCGAGGAGTTGATTCAGAAGAGGCTGCAATCTACCATTTTCAGCCATCTGCCTCACATTGTTCTCACACTTCTCCAGATTTTCAAGTGTTTTCTCAGCCATTTCAAcagttataatattttctgaTTTGCTGCTTGTCATTCCAACCAGAATGAGAATTGCTCCATTGATTGAACCAATCTTTTCACATAAGGCTTCAGATTTTGAGAGCTCATGCAATAACGACACAGCTTCCTCCCTCTCTTTGGATTGCTCATGAGACAAGAACTTAACTACAGTACGCACAATGTCACCCTCAGCCAATATTG is a genomic window of Ricinus communis isolate WT05 ecotype wild-type chromosome 2, ASM1957865v1, whole genome shotgun sequence containing:
- the LOC8273636 gene encoding F-box/kelch-repeat protein At5g42350, giving the protein MFSERLSGEASSLNRDFEALSVSQRLVRSVSQKLRKKNNRCEGEDEDNSVKGISVRCLSLYGRGGGCKVGADTGEEYGDPSSRRRSSSASEEGKGYKPICGTEESGVDCFSHGVREMFWKKNNRKDFELEDSVQNSRLHIFLPDDILELCLVRLPLISLMNARLVCKKWRCLTTTPRFLQMRQEGLYQNPWLFLFGAVKDGFCSGEIHALDVSQDHWHRIDSDILRGRFMFSVASIQEDIYIVGGCSSLTHFGRVDRSSCKTHKGVLVFSPLTKSWRKVASMRYARSMPILGISEVSSDFSIGHNHQHRHERRFPRSRIGGVSDVYEDPHRLSLRRHYRNAIDENEASSLHSRKSYKFIRQKSDQSNAKGCKRFVLIAVGGLGSWDEPLDSGEIYDPVSNKWTEIQKLSIDFGVVCSGVICNGIFYVYSETDKLMGYDIERGFWVAIQTFSFPPRVHEYYPKLVSCNSRLFMLSVSWCEGDGQIGQRNKAVRKLWELDLMYLTWTEVSVHPDAPMDWNAAFVADKNLIFGVEMFKIFGQVLDFLTVCYVSDTGTNWSHISRNHMTHELDASSCITKSLAVLHL
- the LOC8273635 gene encoding U-box domain-containing protein 44, encoding MAESWDSSYDPGSQSEDSYHFERFHIEPIYDAFVCPLTKQVMRDPVTLENGQTFEREAIERWFRECRESGRKLVCPLTQKELKTAELNPSIALRNTIEEWTARNEAVQLDMARRSLNLTSPENEVLQSLKYVQYICQKSRSNKHVVRNAELIPMIVDVLKSSSRRVRCKALETLQTVVEEDADNKAILAEGDIVRTVVKFLSHEQSKEREEAVSLLHELSKSEALCEKIGSINGAILILVGMTSSKSENIITVEMAEKTLENLEKCENNVRQMAENGRLQPLLNQLLEGPPETKLVMASYLGELVLNNDVKVHVARTIGSSLIDIMRSGNTKSREAALKALNQISSYEPSAKVLIEAGILPPLVEDLFKVGSNQLPMRLKEVSATILANVVNSDYEFDSVSVGADHQTLVSEDIVHNLLHLISNTGPAIECKLLQVLVGLTNSPSTVLNVVAAIKSSGATTSLVQFIEAPQKDLRVASIELLQNLSPHMGQELANALRGTAGQLGSLINVISENIGITKEQATAIGLLAELPERDLGLTRQMLDEGAFQVIFSRVVKIRQGEIRGTRFVTPFLEGLVRVLARATFVLAEEPDAIAFCRENNLAALFIELLQSNGLDNVQMVSAMALENLSQESKNLTKLPHFSPPGFCASVFPCFSKPPVITGLCRLHRGTCSLRDTFCLLEGQAVEKLVALLDHTNEKVVEAALAAISTLLDDGVDIEQGVMVLCEEEGVKPILDVLLEKRTENLRRRAVWAVERLLRTDDIAYEVSGDPNVSTALVDAFQHADYRTRQIAERALKHVDKIPNFSGIFANMG